The following proteins are encoded in a genomic region of Dehalococcoidales bacterium:
- a CDS encoding YfhL family 4Fe-4S dicluster ferredoxin has protein sequence MAYKITDDCISCGACEPECPNQAISEGETIYVIDPSKCTECVGSFDSSQCAAVCPVDACVSDSSHKESRETLLERWKGLHPGETPVVT, from the coding sequence ATGGCCTACAAAATTACGGATGATTGTATTAGCTGTGGAGCCTGTGAACCGGAGTGCCCCAATCAAGCAATCAGCGAAGGGGAGACAATTTATGTAATCGATCCCAGCAAATGTACGGAATGTGTCGGTTCTTTTGACTCTTCACAGTGTGCGGCGGTATGTCCCGTAGACGCCTGCGTATCTGATTCGTCTCACAAGGAAAGCCGGGAAACGCTGCTGGAGAGGTGGAAGGGTCTGCATCCGGGTGAGACCCCGGTCGTCACCTAA
- the coaD gene encoding pantetheine-phosphate adenylyltransferase, whose product MTIALYPGTFDPITNGHLDIAARAARLFRKVVIGVYDAPIKNLLFNTDERVDLARQAIAGLSNVEVEPFSGLTVDFARQIGAKTLVRGLRVGADFEREFEMALMNKKLAPDCELVCLMASLKYQFLSSSLLKEVVGLGGCVDDLVPQAVALVLKERVHSKV is encoded by the coding sequence GTGACCATCGCTCTTTATCCGGGGACATTCGACCCGATAACCAACGGGCATCTGGATATCGCCGCCAGGGCCGCCCGGCTTTTCCGGAAGGTTGTCATTGGTGTCTATGATGCCCCAATCAAGAACCTGTTATTTAATACCGATGAGAGGGTAGATCTGGCGAGGCAGGCAATTGCCGGTTTGTCCAATGTCGAAGTGGAACCATTCAGTGGTCTGACTGTCGATTTTGCCCGGCAAATAGGCGCTAAAACACTGGTGCGCGGATTAAGGGTAGGCGCTGACTTTGAGCGTGAGTTCGAGATGGCGCTGATGAACAAGAAGCTGGCTCCCGATTGTGAGCTGGTCTGCTTAATGGCCAGCCTGAAGTACCAGTTCCTCAGTTCCAGCTTGCTTAAGGAAGTGGTCGGGCTGGGTGGTTGTGTTGATGACCTGGTTCCTCAAGCTGTGGCGTTAGTCTTAAAAGAGAGAGTGCATAGTAAAGTTTAA
- the rsmD gene encoding 16S rRNA (guanine(966)-N(2))-methyltransferase RsmD — translation MRVIAGTAKGHRLKVPQRSATRPATDLVRGAIFSILENLTGNWEQVLDLFSGSGALGIEALSRGAGWADFVEHEPRCCAIIRENLEKTRLSARAHVYCCSVVKALSFLDKEYGIILMDPPYSNSLIGNLVEQLATSKLVGADTTLVVTHSPHLSLSPAYPPLNLVKEYRHGDSCIAVYRKEVKA, via the coding sequence ATGCGAGTTATTGCTGGTACAGCCAAAGGGCACCGGCTTAAAGTACCACAGAGAAGTGCTACCCGTCCGGCGACTGATTTAGTAAGGGGGGCAATTTTTTCTATACTGGAGAATCTTACCGGAAACTGGGAGCAGGTGCTTGATTTATTTTCCGGTAGCGGCGCCCTTGGTATTGAGGCTTTGAGCCGTGGTGCCGGCTGGGCTGACTTTGTTGAACATGAACCGCGCTGTTGTGCTATAATTAGGGAAAATTTGGAAAAGACCAGGCTGTCAGCAAGGGCGCATGTTTATTGCTGCAGCGTAGTTAAAGCCCTTTCCTTTCTTGATAAGGAGTATGGAATTATTCTGATGGACCCGCCTTACTCTAACTCATTAATAGGTAATCTGGTGGAACAATTAGCAACCTCTAAACTAGTCGGGGCGGACACCACCCTGGTGGTAACTCATTCTCCTCATCTCTCTCTGAGCCCGGCTTACCCGCCGTTAAATCTGGTTAAAGAATACCGTCACGGTGACAGTTGCATCGCAGTATATCGAAAGGAGGTTAAAGCGTGA